One genomic segment of Hymenobacter psoromatis includes these proteins:
- a CDS encoding fatty acid desaturase, whose product MLHSHHPSAVGLPAAHHFADLLPLTWGQRVLTLALPFGCAALFFGFAALHWWVPAVAMLMGLSFLTYGSTSHDLVHANLGLRKSTNDFFLCVIELLALRSGHAYRLAHHHHHARYPAPDDIEGAAAGMSLLGALREGLTYNLKLYFWALRRPRRPFWVPLEGGACLLVLAAAGVLAGRGHPVLLVYVGLMTLGSWLLPLMTSYLPHRPREKNVLLQTRLFRGRVASVLAMEHLYHLEHHLYPAIPHHHWPELARRLNPYFAEQGVPPTTLLF is encoded by the coding sequence ATGCTCCATTCGCATCACCCCTCAGCCGTCGGCCTGCCCGCCGCCCACCACTTTGCCGACCTGCTGCCCCTGACCTGGGGGCAACGGGTGTTGACGCTGGCGCTGCCGTTTGGCTGTGCGGCGCTTTTTTTTGGCTTTGCGGCCCTGCACTGGTGGGTGCCCGCCGTGGCCATGCTCATGGGCCTGAGCTTCCTGACCTACGGCTCCACGTCGCACGACCTGGTTCACGCTAACCTAGGGTTGCGCAAGTCTACCAACGACTTTTTTTTATGCGTAATAGAGCTGTTGGCCCTGCGGAGCGGCCATGCCTACCGCCTGGCCCACCACCACCACCATGCCCGTTACCCCGCGCCCGACGATATTGAGGGCGCGGCGGCGGGTATGTCGCTGCTGGGGGCCCTGCGCGAGGGCCTCACCTACAACCTCAAGCTGTACTTCTGGGCGTTGCGGCGGCCCCGGCGGCCGTTTTGGGTGCCCCTGGAGGGCGGTGCCTGCCTGCTGGTGCTGGCGGCGGCCGGGGTGCTGGCCGGGCGGGGGCACCCGGTGCTGTTGGTTTACGTGGGCCTGATGACTCTGGGCAGCTGGCTACTGCCCCTCATGACCTCCTACCTGCCCCACCGGCCGCGCGAGAAAAACGTGCTCCTGCAAACACGGCTGTTCCGGGGCCGGGTGGCCTCCGTTCTGGCCATGGAGCACCTTTACCATCTGGAGCACCACCTCTACCCGGCCATTCCGCACCACCACTGGCCGGAACTGGCCCGGCGCCTCAATCCTTATTTTGCGGAACAGGGGGTGCCGCCCACCACCCTTTTATTTTAA